From one Geoalkalibacter halelectricus genomic stretch:
- the trfA gene encoding plasmid replication initiator TrfA, producing MADQTPLRQGGHGLEDLHPDLRDSIARIHESLAKQPRLLPQWSEAERAAPNEILRSALFTARNRNQPRPYLKESPIVVIGEGEIRYRGEELRQDDELVWLHLLHLAKGKALGECVEFTPYAFSRPLAGR from the coding sequence GTGGCCGACCAGACGCCGTTGCGACAAGGGGGGCATGGCCTTGAGGATCTGCATCCCGATCTTCGCGACTCCATCGCCCGGATTCACGAAAGCCTGGCGAAACAACCGCGCCTGCTGCCGCAATGGTCCGAGGCGGAGCGCGCCGCGCCCAACGAGATCCTGCGCTCGGCCCTGTTCACGGCGCGCAACCGCAACCAGCCGCGGCCCTACCTCAAGGAGAGCCCCATCGTGGTGATCGGCGAGGGCGAGATTCGCTACCGGGGCGAGGAGTTGCGCCAGGACGACGAGTTGGTGTGGCTGCACCTGCTGCACCTGGCCAAGGGCAAGGCCCTGGGGGAGTGCGTGGAGTTCACCCCCTACGCTTTCTCAAGGCCCTTGGCTGGCCGGTGA
- a CDS encoding XRE family transcriptional regulator → MSLGERLREVRGALTQVEMAEKLGAHKNTLAAWERDERLPDAGALIKLLEIYPKLNPNWLLTGRGTLEVNQPADVGYVMTPRHDVSSGAGGEALTMNEQVVDYVTFRKDWLQGTLGLAPKSFSLIEVKGDSMRPTLSDGDLVVVDLQTTRVEDNAIYVLQFDGSLLVKRIQRKLDGSVVVRSDNPLYEPETLKSSQAEDLQVIGRVVWMGVKV, encoded by the coding sequence ATGTCGCTTGGCGAGAGACTCAGAGAAGTGAGGGGTGCCCTGACCCAGGTGGAGATGGCCGAGAAACTGGGGGCGCATAAGAACACGTTGGCGGCCTGGGAGCGCGACGAGCGGCTTCCCGACGCCGGGGCGCTGATCAAGCTTCTGGAGATTTACCCCAAGCTCAATCCCAACTGGTTGCTCACCGGGCGCGGAACCCTGGAAGTCAATCAACCCGCCGATGTGGGCTATGTCATGACGCCGCGCCACGATGTCTCCTCGGGCGCGGGTGGGGAGGCGCTGACCATGAACGAGCAAGTCGTAGACTATGTGACGTTTCGCAAGGACTGGTTGCAGGGCACGCTCGGGCTCGCCCCCAAGAGCTTTTCCCTGATCGAGGTCAAGGGCGATTCCATGCGCCCGACCTTGAGCGACGGCGATCTCGTGGTGGTCGACTTGCAGACCACCCGGGTTGAGGACAACGCCATCTACGTCCTTCAGTTCGACGGCTCGCTGCTGGTCAAGCGCATCCAGCGAAAGCTCGACGGCTCGGTCGTGGTCAGAAGCGACAACCCTCTCTACGAGCCCGAAACCCTCAAAAGCTCCCAGGCCGAGGATCTCCAGGTGATCGGTCGCGTGGTGTGGATGGGTGTGAAGGTATAG
- a CDS encoding tyrosine-type recombinase/integrase: protein MPLTDAKIRNLKASDKQSKHFDGDGLYLLVTPAGGKGWRFKYRFDGKEKLLSFGSYPEISLSEARQRREEARQQVARGMDPSELRKAHRTASAECAANSFEVVAREWIGKQRNVWTPANISVVTRSLETNVFPWIGKRGITDLKAPELLKVLRRMEERGVLETAHRVRTICGQVFRYAIATGRAERDIAADLRGALSPPKKKHLPAITDPTKVAEFLRAMDCYEGSLIVKSALRLAPLVFLRPGELRKAEWTEIDLNEAEWNIPAEKMKMKQPHLVPLSKQAVEILREIHPLTGGGRYVFPCTRSVTRPMSDMALSAAIRRLGYGQGEMTPHGFRAMARTILDEVLQFRPDFIEHQLAHAVRDPNGRAYNRTSHLAERRKMMQTWADYLDKLRSGAAS from the coding sequence ATGCCGCTAACCGATGCCAAGATCCGCAACCTGAAGGCGAGCGATAAACAATCCAAGCATTTTGATGGCGATGGCCTGTATTTACTGGTCACCCCAGCTGGTGGCAAGGGGTGGCGTTTTAAATATCGCTTCGATGGCAAGGAAAAGCTCCTCTCCTTCGGCAGCTACCCAGAAATCAGCCTGAGCGAGGCCCGGCAGCGCCGGGAAGAGGCCAGGCAGCAAGTAGCCAGGGGAATGGACCCCAGTGAACTCCGCAAAGCGCATAGGACCGCAAGTGCGGAATGCGCCGCCAACAGCTTTGAGGTTGTGGCGCGCGAATGGATCGGCAAGCAACGCAACGTCTGGACACCCGCCAACATTAGCGTTGTTACCAGAAGCCTTGAGACCAATGTTTTCCCCTGGATCGGCAAACGAGGGATTACCGACCTTAAAGCGCCAGAGTTGTTGAAGGTATTGCGACGGATGGAGGAAAGGGGCGTTTTGGAAACGGCGCACCGCGTCCGGACCATTTGTGGGCAGGTTTTCCGCTACGCCATAGCCACCGGGCGCGCGGAGCGTGACATTGCCGCCGATTTGCGCGGGGCGCTGTCGCCACCAAAGAAAAAGCACCTTCCCGCCATTACCGACCCGACAAAGGTCGCCGAGTTTCTGCGCGCTATGGACTGCTATGAGGGGAGCTTGATCGTCAAATCGGCCCTGCGCCTTGCACCCCTGGTTTTTCTCCGCCCCGGGGAACTCAGAAAGGCCGAATGGACCGAGATCGACCTGAATGAGGCAGAGTGGAACATCCCTGCCGAAAAGATGAAAATGAAACAGCCCCACCTGGTACCGCTCTCTAAACAGGCGGTGGAGATTTTGCGCGAGATCCACCCATTGACGGGCGGAGGACGCTACGTTTTCCCTTGCACCCGATCCGTCACCCGCCCCATGTCGGACATGGCCTTGAGCGCTGCTATTCGGCGCCTGGGCTATGGGCAAGGTGAAATGACCCCCCACGGCTTTCGGGCCATGGCGCGAACCATTCTTGATGAGGTGCTGCAATTTCGGCCCGACTTTATCGAACACCAGCTAGCCCATGCGGTACGCGATCCCAATGGCCGCGCCTACAACCGAACCTCGCATCTGGCCGAGCGAAGGAAGATGATGCAGACATGGGCGGATTATCTGGACAAATTGAGGTCAGGGGCCGCCTCCTGA
- a CDS encoding peptidylprolyl isomerase: protein MSIFRLKSRLLTVVCCAALMVGAASAGAEQDLLARVGEVPVSQFDLELTMQRRMPMQVGFHGQISSERVAEIRQEALAELIDQAYQVNWAREQRISVAGDELAAAMKPLSGRFASEQAMREAVGEETYGQLRALMFRGVLAEKARAAAVEEKIEVGGEQVRAYYDANQERYFRPRQFRASHILIGIDPSSTAEARTERRERAEELLAQARSGENFYNLAYYNSDDRTRYVGGDLGYFHEGQTVPEFEEALAELAPGEISDLVRTRFGYHIIQLVEVNEPRQMLYEEMQERIRAQLEKEERERLTQIWMDELRARYPLERFD, encoded by the coding sequence ATGTCTATTTTTCGCCTGAAATCCAGGCTGCTGACCGTTGTTTGTTGCGCGGCGCTGATGGTGGGCGCCGCAAGCGCCGGCGCCGAACAGGATCTGCTTGCCCGCGTGGGCGAGGTGCCGGTGTCGCAGTTCGACCTGGAGCTGACCATGCAGCGCCGCATGCCCATGCAGGTCGGTTTTCACGGCCAGATTTCGTCGGAGCGCGTCGCGGAGATTCGCCAGGAGGCGCTGGCGGAATTGATCGATCAGGCCTATCAGGTCAATTGGGCACGCGAGCAGCGCATTTCGGTGGCCGGCGATGAGCTTGCGGCCGCCATGAAACCGCTCAGCGGACGCTTTGCTTCCGAGCAGGCCATGCGCGAGGCGGTGGGCGAGGAGACTTATGGCCAACTGCGCGCCCTGATGTTTCGGGGGGTGTTGGCTGAAAAGGCGCGCGCGGCGGCCGTCGAGGAAAAAATCGAGGTCGGTGGGGAGCAGGTGCGCGCTTATTACGATGCCAATCAGGAGCGCTATTTTCGGCCGCGGCAGTTTCGCGCCAGTCACATCCTGATCGGCATCGACCCGTCCTCGACGGCGGAGGCGCGCACGGAGCGCCGCGAGCGGGCCGAGGAGCTGCTGGCGCAGGCGCGTTCCGGCGAGAATTTCTACAATCTCGCCTATTATAATTCCGATGACCGCACCCGTTACGTGGGCGGGGATCTGGGCTATTTTCACGAGGGGCAGACGGTGCCCGAATTCGAGGAGGCTTTGGCCGAGCTTGCGCCGGGGGAGATCTCAGACCTGGTGCGCACCCGCTTCGGCTATCACATCATTCAACTTGTCGAGGTGAATGAGCCGCGCCAGATGCTTTATGAGGAAATGCAGGAGCGCATTCGGGCGCAATTGGAAAAGGAAGAGCGCGAACGGCTGACCCAGATCTGGATGGATGAGCTGCGTGCGCGCTATCCCCTGGAGCGCTTTGACTGA
- the yedF gene encoding sulfurtransferase-like selenium metabolism protein YedF produces MQTLDCRRQQCPHPVIETRKLILASSGEPLEVLVGDEIARENVTRLAQNQGYQVSTSAAEGGFALRLTRGDRQPADRAVPAVSGQTLVFISADTLGAGSDELGRVLLKNFIFTLAELDTPPDSIYFVNAGVKLVCAASEVREALEKLACAGTDIAACGLCLEFFHLIDQVAVGRVTNILDIVTALSEAGRIIRP; encoded by the coding sequence ATGCAAACTCTCGATTGCCGCCGACAGCAATGCCCCCATCCCGTCATCGAAACCCGCAAGCTGATACTGGCCAGCAGCGGCGAGCCCCTGGAAGTCCTGGTGGGCGACGAGATCGCGCGCGAAAACGTCACGCGCCTGGCCCAGAACCAGGGCTACCAGGTCAGCACCTCGGCCGCCGAGGGAGGATTCGCCCTGCGCCTCACCCGCGGCGACCGGCAACCCGCCGACCGCGCCGTTCCAGCCGTCAGCGGCCAAACCCTGGTATTTATCAGCGCCGATACCCTGGGCGCCGGCAGCGACGAGTTGGGCCGGGTTCTTCTGAAGAACTTCATTTTCACCCTGGCCGAGCTCGACACGCCCCCGGACAGCATTTATTTCGTCAACGCCGGCGTCAAGCTGGTCTGCGCCGCCTCCGAGGTGCGCGAAGCTCTGGAAAAACTCGCCTGCGCCGGCACCGACATCGCCGCCTGCGGTCTGTGCCTGGAGTTCTTCCACCTCATAGATCAGGTCGCGGTCGGCCGCGTGACAAACATTCTCGACATCGTCACCGCCCTGAGCGAGGCCGGCCGCATAATTCGCCCCTGA
- a CDS encoding sigma-54-dependent transcriptional regulator, which yields MERRIYICDDEAGILRYLQKMLVAQGFGVEVFSSPLHLLRHLEEGSSEDAVGLLLLDMKMPDLDGIDTLRRVRQLRPQLLVVMMTGHGTIDSAVEAMKLGAYDYLTKPFPQEKLFAVVRHCLEREQLLEENRQLRSELSSQADPGTLIAESPVFRKVVELAMRVAPTDSSVLILGESGTGKEVVARTIHRASLRRDQRFVAINCAALTETLLESQLFGHVRGAFTGAAQNQKGILEEAHGGTLFLDEIGDVSAALQAKLLRVLQEGEFIPVGATRPKRVDVRFIAATNKDLEKEVAAGRFREDLFYRLNVIGLSLPPLRERGADIEPLARHFLGKMAVKTASAVRRIDPEAIAALRAYSWPGNVRELENVIERGTILAEGEVLTPDALPLKLTRDVRVAAPEAGPLPLREAERRQIVLALRETAWNKTQAANLLGITRKTLDRKVKEFDLSPAAPHPHP from the coding sequence ATGGAACGGCGAATCTACATCTGCGACGACGAAGCCGGCATCTTGCGCTATTTGCAGAAGATGCTGGTGGCTCAGGGGTTTGGGGTCGAGGTTTTTTCCAGCCCGCTGCACCTTTTGCGCCACCTCGAGGAGGGAAGCTCCGAGGATGCGGTGGGTCTGTTGCTGCTCGACATGAAGATGCCCGACCTCGACGGCATCGACACCCTGCGCCGGGTGCGTCAGCTGCGCCCGCAGTTGCTGGTGGTCATGATGACCGGGCACGGCACCATCGATTCGGCCGTGGAGGCCATGAAGCTGGGGGCCTACGATTATCTGACCAAGCCCTTTCCGCAGGAAAAGCTCTTTGCCGTGGTGCGCCACTGCCTTGAGCGCGAGCAGTTGCTCGAAGAAAACCGCCAGTTGCGCAGCGAATTGAGCAGTCAGGCCGATCCCGGCACCCTGATCGCCGAAAGTCCGGTGTTTCGCAAGGTGGTGGAGTTGGCCATGCGCGTCGCCCCCACTGATTCCAGTGTCTTGATCCTCGGCGAAAGCGGCACGGGCAAGGAGGTCGTGGCGCGCACCATTCATCGCGCCAGCCTGCGCAGGGACCAGCGCTTTGTCGCCATCAACTGCGCGGCTCTGACCGAAACCCTGCTTGAGAGCCAGCTCTTTGGGCATGTGCGCGGGGCTTTTACCGGCGCCGCGCAGAATCAAAAAGGCATTCTGGAGGAAGCCCACGGCGGGACTCTGTTTCTGGACGAAATCGGTGACGTGAGCGCGGCCTTGCAGGCCAAGTTGCTGCGGGTGCTTCAGGAGGGCGAGTTCATCCCCGTGGGGGCCACACGGCCCAAGCGCGTGGATGTGCGCTTTATCGCCGCCACCAACAAGGATCTGGAAAAGGAAGTGGCCGCGGGACGTTTTCGCGAGGATCTTTTTTACCGTCTCAACGTCATCGGCCTGTCCCTGCCGCCCCTGCGCGAGCGCGGCGCGGACATCGAGCCCCTGGCCCGGCATTTTCTCGGCAAGATGGCCGTCAAGACCGCCAGCGCCGTGCGGCGCATCGACCCCGAAGCCATTGCGGCGTTGCGCGCCTATTCCTGGCCGGGCAACGTGCGCGAACTGGAAAACGTCATCGAGCGCGGTACCATTCTGGCCGAGGGCGAGGTGTTGACCCCCGACGCCTTGCCCCTCAAGCTGACGCGCGACGTTCGGGTCGCGGCGCCCGAGGCCGGGCCTCTGCCCTTGCGCGAGGCCGAGCGCCGCCAGATCGTGCTGGCCCTGCGTGAAACCGCCTGGAACAAAACCCAGGCCGCCAATCTGCTGGGCATCACCCGCAAGACCCTGGATCGCAAGGTCAAGGAATTCGACCTGAGTCCGGCCGCTCCCCACCCCCATCCATGA
- a CDS encoding cache domain-containing protein, whose product MRSIRAKLTLAALAPLAVAMAIVTVLGFSLINAWIVGEAQKKVRNDLEAARAEYNQQKYALRDALHFAAHTAGLIDALERMDRAGMQQRLTELMAGSGMDVLTLTDAGATAVARAGNPEAGLGMTLSAPYVKAALEGEVFTGTVLMSAAQMEIENPLVARRARLRLVESLPGRDRMENRGMFLLSAYPLRGADGQILGCLYGGVLLNRNLDLVDRIKSRVYGAETYGEKSLGSATIFLGDVRVATTVRLRNGERALGTLVSREVAHTVLAEQKPWLDRALVVHDWYLTAYEPILDRNGNAIGALYVGLLEAPYRDLRTRAAGTLMLILVVTSALGYLLARQGSKRLSRPILELEEMAQRVAHGERHVDLAVRDTDEVGRLTHAFNHMSRALREREEQLRGFARDLEAKVAERTRLLEEKNQELLHAQEELARSEKLAAIGALAAGVAHEINNPTAIIRGNTELLLMELGAESAGREEAEEVMKQTERIARITANLLAFARRQAMHEERLDVNALLEEILSQLPHQVGLGRITLKKNYQPELPPLRADGGQLRQVFTNLLVNAVEAMGGEGLLLLGTAVEGNEVRVSVTDTGPGIAPAVREKLFNPFFTTKRGGSGLGLSVSYGIVERHGGTIEVESTPGQGATFRVHLPLRS is encoded by the coding sequence ATGCGCTCCATTCGCGCCAAGCTCACCTTGGCAGCCCTGGCGCCCCTGGCGGTGGCCATGGCGATCGTCACCGTACTGGGTTTCTCTCTGATCAATGCCTGGATTGTCGGCGAGGCGCAAAAAAAGGTGCGCAACGATCTTGAGGCGGCGCGCGCCGAATACAATCAGCAAAAATACGCTTTGCGCGATGCCTTGCACTTCGCCGCGCACACCGCGGGGTTGATTGACGCCCTGGAGCGGATGGATCGGGCGGGGATGCAGCAGCGCTTGACCGAGCTCATGGCCGGCAGCGGCATGGATGTGCTCACCCTCACCGATGCCGGCGCAACGGCCGTGGCGCGGGCCGGAAATCCCGAAGCGGGGCTGGGAATGACCCTGAGTGCGCCCTATGTCAAGGCCGCGCTGGAGGGGGAGGTCTTTACCGGCACGGTACTCATGTCCGCCGCGCAGATGGAGATTGAAAATCCCCTGGTCGCACGGCGCGCGCGCCTTCGTCTGGTCGAGTCGCTGCCGGGGCGCGACCGCATGGAAAACCGGGGGATGTTTCTGCTCTCGGCCTATCCCCTGCGCGGCGCCGACGGGCAGATTCTCGGCTGCCTCTACGGCGGCGTTTTGCTCAACCGCAACCTGGATCTGGTCGACCGCATCAAAAGCCGGGTCTACGGCGCGGAAACCTACGGCGAGAAATCCCTCGGCAGCGCCACCATCTTTCTCGGCGATGTGCGGGTGGCCACCACGGTGCGGCTGCGCAACGGCGAGCGCGCCCTGGGAACGCTGGTCTCGCGCGAGGTGGCCCATACCGTGCTGGCCGAGCAGAAACCCTGGCTGGATCGCGCCCTGGTGGTTCACGACTGGTACTTGACGGCCTACGAGCCGATTTTGGATCGCAACGGCAATGCCATTGGCGCGCTGTATGTGGGGCTGCTCGAGGCGCCTTACCGGGATCTGCGCACCCGCGCGGCCGGGACGCTGATGCTGATCCTGGTGGTCACCTCGGCTCTGGGTTATCTGTTGGCGCGCCAGGGGTCCAAAAGACTCTCACGCCCCATCCTGGAGCTTGAGGAGATGGCCCAGCGCGTGGCGCATGGTGAGCGCCATGTCGATCTGGCGGTGCGCGATACCGATGAGGTCGGGCGGCTGACGCACGCCTTCAACCACATGAGCCGCGCCCTGCGCGAACGCGAGGAGCAGTTGCGGGGCTTCGCCCGCGATCTCGAAGCCAAGGTCGCTGAGCGCACGCGGCTGCTCGAGGAGAAAAACCAGGAACTGCTGCATGCCCAGGAGGAACTGGCACGGAGTGAAAAACTCGCCGCCATCGGGGCCCTGGCCGCCGGGGTGGCCCATGAGATCAACAATCCCACCGCCATTATTCGCGGCAACACCGAGCTGCTGCTGATGGAGTTGGGTGCTGAATCGGCCGGGCGCGAGGAGGCCGAGGAGGTGATGAAGCAGACCGAACGCATCGCGCGCATCACCGCAAACCTGCTGGCATTCGCGCGCCGCCAGGCGATGCACGAGGAGCGTTTGGATGTCAATGCGCTGCTGGAAGAAATTCTTTCGCAACTGCCACACCAGGTCGGCTTGGGGCGCATCACCTTGAAGAAAAATTACCAGCCCGAACTGCCGCCCCTGCGCGCCGACGGCGGCCAGTTGCGCCAGGTCTTCACCAACTTGCTGGTCAATGCCGTCGAGGCCATGGGGGGCGAGGGCCTGCTGCTGCTCGGAACCGCGGTTGAGGGCAACGAGGTGCGGGTCAGCGTCACCGATACGGGTCCGGGAATCGCCCCGGCGGTGCGGGAGAAGTTGTTCAATCCCTTTTTTACCACCAAGCGCGGCGGCAGCGGATTGGGTCTGTCGGTGTCCTACGGCATCGTCGAGCGGCACGGCGGCACCATCGAGGTGGAAAGCACACCGGGCCAGGGTGCGACCTTCAGGGTGCACTTGCCCCTGCGGTCCTGA
- a CDS encoding outer membrane protein assembly factor BamD, with translation MKKWLAVIFLAGMLAGCSDRAAEMYETAQFEELQRNIPRAVKIYQDIVEKHPNSPQADKARARLAELADSGDSPR, from the coding sequence ATGAAGAAATGGCTGGCGGTGATTTTTCTGGCTGGGATGTTGGCGGGCTGCAGTGATCGCGCAGCGGAGATGTACGAAACCGCGCAGTTTGAGGAGTTGCAGCGCAATATCCCCCGCGCCGTGAAGATCTATCAGGATATCGTCGAAAAACACCCCAACTCTCCCCAGGCCGACAAGGCCCGCGCGCGCCTTGCCGAACTGGCCGATTCAGGGGACAGCCCGAGGTAA
- the rlmD gene encoding 23S rRNA (uracil(1939)-C(5))-methyltransferase RlmD, which yields MSKPSTKKKVAEHLEVTIESLDEEGIGLATWQGKRVLVPGTLPGERVEVAVDHEGQRQMGGRVLRRMTSAPERSRRWACPHAQDCLGCGLISMDYAAQLRFKQEKVARALDAQGTQTGARVLPILEAPNPLGYRCSAKLAIGKERGKVRIGLYRRHSHELVDIGDCPLHHPLINQIASVVREEIERQGVWVYNPARGSGLLRYLAVRVSPTRNEAMVTFITAERNYREITHLAKWLVKKVPQVVSVQQNVNASAGNVIFGNQTLKMLGHPALLDQVGELRLRISPTSFFQVNHAQAERIYALVRRWAACRPEDLALDLYCGIGGIALNLARDAATVLGIEVVEEAVRNAADNARLNNLGNCRFRAGDAAELLEDLELEIAPGAVAVVNPPRKGCEAEVLKRLAALAPRVLLYVSCNPTSLARDLEMLATLGYQTEEIQPVDMFPQTPHVECVARLVPKKTP from the coding sequence ATGAGCAAGCCAAGCACAAAGAAAAAAGTGGCCGAGCATCTCGAAGTAACCATCGAGAGCCTGGATGAAGAGGGGATCGGGCTTGCCACCTGGCAGGGCAAGCGCGTCCTGGTGCCCGGAACTCTGCCCGGAGAACGGGTCGAGGTGGCAGTGGACCACGAGGGTCAGCGCCAGATGGGTGGGCGCGTGCTGCGACGCATGACCAGTGCGCCGGAACGCAGCCGCCGCTGGGCTTGCCCCCATGCGCAGGACTGCCTCGGTTGCGGCCTGATCAGCATGGACTACGCCGCGCAACTGCGCTTCAAGCAGGAAAAAGTCGCTCGTGCCCTCGACGCTCAAGGGACGCAAACCGGGGCGCGAGTCTTGCCGATCCTGGAAGCCCCCAACCCCCTGGGCTATCGCTGCAGCGCCAAGCTGGCTATCGGCAAGGAACGCGGCAAGGTGCGCATCGGCCTTTACCGGCGTCACAGCCACGAATTGGTGGACATCGGCGACTGCCCCCTGCACCATCCTCTCATCAACCAAATAGCGTCCGTGGTGCGCGAGGAGATCGAGCGCCAAGGGGTGTGGGTCTACAATCCGGCTCGCGGTAGCGGCCTGTTGCGCTACCTGGCGGTGCGCGTGAGCCCGACGCGCAATGAAGCCATGGTGACCTTCATCACCGCCGAGCGCAATTACCGTGAAATTACCCACCTGGCCAAATGGCTGGTGAAGAAAGTGCCCCAGGTGGTGTCGGTGCAGCAAAACGTCAACGCCTCGGCGGGCAACGTCATTTTCGGCAACCAGACCCTCAAAATGCTCGGCCACCCGGCCCTGCTCGACCAGGTGGGAGAACTGCGCCTGCGCATCTCCCCCACCTCGTTCTTTCAGGTCAACCACGCCCAGGCCGAACGCATCTATGCGCTGGTGCGCCGCTGGGCCGCCTGTCGCCCCGAGGATCTGGCCCTGGATCTGTACTGCGGGATTGGTGGAATCGCCCTGAACCTGGCGCGCGATGCCGCAACGGTCCTCGGCATCGAGGTGGTGGAAGAGGCGGTGCGCAACGCTGCCGACAACGCGCGCCTCAACAACCTCGGCAATTGCCGCTTTCGCGCTGGCGATGCCGCGGAACTGCTTGAGGATCTGGAACTAGAGATCGCCCCTGGAGCGGTGGCGGTGGTCAACCCGCCCCGCAAGGGTTGTGAGGCCGAGGTGCTCAAGCGCCTGGCGGCGCTGGCCCCGCGCGTTTTGCTCTATGTCAGCTGCAACCCGACGAGCCTGGCACGCGATCTCGAAATGCTCGCCACCCTGGGCTACCAAACCGAAGAGATTCAGCCCGTGGATATGTTTCCGCAAACCCCGCACGTCGAGTGCGTGGCGCGCCTGGTGCCGAAAAAAACGCCCTGA
- a CDS encoding 4-oxalocrotonate tautomerase family protein, protein MPYVNIKITREGATAEQKALLIQGVTELLRDTLGKNPATTVVVIDEVDTDNWGIGGESVTVRRKQGQ, encoded by the coding sequence ATGCCCTACGTCAACATCAAAATCACCCGTGAAGGCGCCACCGCGGAACAGAAAGCCCTGCTGATTCAAGGCGTCACCGAACTGCTGCGCGACACGCTGGGCAAAAATCCCGCCACCACAGTGGTGGTGATCGATGAAGTGGACACCGATAACTGGGGGATCGGCGGCGAAAGCGTCACCGTGCGGCGCAAACAGGGCCAGTAG
- a CDS encoding cytochrome c3 family protein yields MKRLIAGLAAAAVVAAAVYAFAAAADVYTYEARNGNVTFTHQAHVDYVGGDCLKCHAEGPGPIDVTKDWAHDTCTGCHKEMGAPARCNDCHKR; encoded by the coding sequence ATGAAACGTCTGATCGCCGGGCTTGCCGCCGCCGCCGTTGTTGCCGCCGCCGTCTATGCCTTTGCCGCCGCTGCCGATGTCTATACCTATGAGGCACGCAATGGCAACGTCACCTTTACCCACCAGGCTCACGTCGATTACGTCGGCGGTGATTGCCTCAAGTGCCATGCCGAAGGTCCCGGCCCCATCGATGTGACCAAGGACTGGGCCCATGACACCTGCACCGGCTGCCACAAGGAAATGGGTGCCCCCGCCCGCTGCAACGATTGCCACAAAAGATAA
- a CDS encoding TAXI family TRAP transporter solute-binding subunit — translation MRLLSTLVALVLLLLALPDGTAVAAEKSRLRFSGGPPGGTFEIAARGLTQRINEQRFGTEVTLAISGGSVENLRRVNSGEADFAIVYAGDLLLAGIGQLPYDNRIYDQVLAVATLYAAPAQLLVRANSTITGVEDLAGKRVAVGGIGSGTAATAQRFFTSVGLWDRIKPDFSGYQDAISALGHGYVDAIWVFSGIPTSAVTQAAKSFPVRLLDLAGPADQSGFYRQYPFFTRTLIPADTYPQVNQEVATFQDLAIWVAGSHVSAATVEQALAAALREAALIEGRDGILTPLHPGAETFWNAVEQP, via the coding sequence ATGAGACTCCTATCCACCCTCGTCGCCCTGGTTCTTTTGCTCCTGGCTCTCCCCGACGGCACGGCCGTGGCCGCGGAGAAATCCCGTCTGCGCTTCTCCGGCGGCCCTCCGGGGGGCACCTTTGAAATCGCCGCCCGGGGACTCACCCAGCGCATCAACGAACAACGCTTTGGCACCGAGGTCACCCTGGCCATCTCCGGCGGTTCCGTCGAGAACCTGCGCCGCGTCAACAGCGGCGAGGCTGACTTCGCCATCGTCTATGCCGGCGACCTGCTGCTGGCCGGCATCGGCCAACTTCCCTATGACAATCGCATCTACGACCAGGTACTTGCAGTCGCAACCCTCTACGCCGCCCCCGCGCAGCTGCTGGTACGCGCCAACAGCACTATCACAGGCGTCGAGGACCTGGCCGGCAAGCGCGTCGCCGTCGGCGGCATCGGGTCGGGCACGGCCGCCACGGCGCAGCGCTTCTTCACCAGCGTCGGGCTCTGGGACCGCATCAAGCCGGATTTCTCCGGCTACCAGGATGCCATCTCCGCCCTCGGCCATGGCTATGTGGATGCCATCTGGGTGTTTTCCGGTATCCCCACCTCCGCCGTGACTCAGGCCGCGAAAAGCTTTCCTGTGCGTCTGCTCGACCTGGCCGGGCCCGCGGATCAATCGGGTTTCTACCGTCAATACCCGTTCTTCACCCGCACCCTGATCCCTGCCGACACCTACCCGCAAGTCAACCAGGAGGTTGCAACCTTCCAGGATCTCGCCATTTGGGTGGCGGGTAGTCATGTGTCGGCCGCCACCGTGGAGCAGGCTTTGGCCGCCGCCCTGCGGGAGGCGGCCCTGATCGAGGGCCGCGACGGCATCCTCACCCCGCTCCATCCCGGCGCGGAAACCTTCTGGAACGCGGTTGAGCAGCCCTAA